TCTGCACTGCGCGTCTTGTGTTTGCAGGAGGAGATTGCCGACCGAACCCTGGACATGCTGAAGGGCGCGCTCCAGGAACTGAGTATCGGCCGGACGGATAAGCTCAGCGTAGACGTCGGGCCAGTCATTACCGATGAGGCCAGGGCGGAAATCGACGCCCATATCGAGAAGATGCGCGGCCTCGGCTGTAAAGTGGAGCAGTTGCCGCTGCCGGAGGCCGCGCCGCTCGGCACCTTTGTGCCGCCGACCATCATAGAGTTGAAGACGCTTTCGGACCTGACGAAGGAAATCTTCGGCCCCGTGCTGCACGTCATCCGTTACCGCCGCCAGGATCTGGACCGGCTGATCGACGATATCAACGGCTCCGGCTATGGCTTGACGTTTGGTCTGCATACACGCCTGGATGAGACGATCGCCCGTGTCACCGGGCGGATCAAGGCCGGCAATCTCTATGTCAACCGCAACATCATCGGCGCCGTCGTCGGCGTTCAGCCATTCGGTGGACGCGGACTTTCGGGAACGGGGCCGAAAGCGGGCGGTCCGCTCTATATCGGCCGTCTGGTCCAAAAAGCGCCGGTTCCGCCGCAGCACAGCTCCTTCCATATCGATCCCGCGCTTTCGGATTTCGCCCTCTGGCTCTCCGGAAAAGGCCAAAGCGACGACGCCGAGACAGCACGCGAACTCGGGAGTCTTTCCGCGGTGGGTCTCGAAAAGGAACTTGCCGGCCCTGTCGGCGAACAGAACATCTACGCACTCCATCCCCGCGGTCGGGTGCTTCTCGCTCCCGCAACGGAGCGAGGCCTGTATCGCCAAATCGCGGCGGCGCTCGCGACCGGCAACCACCTTGTCATCGATGAAAGCACCGGACTCCGTTCATCGCTTGCCGGCCTTCCGGAGAGCCTAGCCGCGCGTCTGGCATGGACGACTGACTGGAATGCCGATGGTCCCTTTGCCGCCGCTCTGGTGGAAGGAGACGCAAAACGGGTCCTTGAGATCAACCAGCGGATCGCCGCGCTTGACGGGCCGCTTGTCCTTGTCCAGTCGGCGACGACGACGGAGCTCGAGAGCGATATCGAGGCCTATTGCCTCAACTGGCTTGTCGAGGAGGTTTCAACCTCGATCAACACGGCTGCCGCGGGCGGCAATGCCAGCTTGATGACGATCGGATAAGTCCCTTACATCTGGCGGCGGCCCTCGAAATGCCGGGAGCCGCCGCGGTTCATCCAAAACGATCGCTGTCTCGATGGGCAGCGCCAAACGCGTCCCGCCAAGGGCTTTTGTCGTTGGCCTACTTGTAGGTGATCGTGTTGCCGACCCTTGGACGATTGAAGAAATGGCGATCGAAGGTGTAGCCATCCGTGCCGGTAACGGACGCAAAGAATGCCGAGACAGGGGTTGTCAATGTATATTGCACCCGCGTTAGCACGACCTGAACGCCGGTTTCCTGTATCGTCGAAGGTATAGCGATTGAGCTTGTCGTGCCGGAGCTAAGGGCTGTCGTATTGAGCGCGGCAGACCAGTTGACCGTTGCGCTGCCGGTGCTGCTGATATCGTTCACCGAGACCGTGATCGTAAGCCCCGTGGTGTCATAAGGCTGCAGGATGAAGCTGGCGCCGGTAAGAAGCTTTGCGACATCAGCTTTTGTCCAGGTGCCCTGCTGTGAAATCATGTCGCCCGTAGTGGAGGCGATCTCATCCATCTTTCGGCTGACCGTGAGCGCATGGCCGAGATCAATCGCTCCAAACAGCAGAACCACCAAGAGCGGCAATACAAGAGCGAATTCCACCCCCGAGGCCCCCGACCGATCGCGCACCAGGCATTGAACGCAGAATTTGGGGATGCAGA
The nucleotide sequence above comes from Rhizobium sp. CB3090. Encoded proteins:
- a CDS encoding TadE/TadG family type IV pilus assembly protein: MIPKRSLSSRRSAKFCIPKFCVQCLVRDRSGASGVEFALVLPLLVVLLFGAIDLGHALTVSRKMDEIASTTGDMISQQGTWTKADVAKLLTGASFILQPYDTTGLTITVSVNDISSTGSATVNWSAALNTTALSSGTTSSIAIPSTIQETGVQVVLTRVQYTLTTPVSAFFASVTGTDGYTFDRHFFNRPRVGNTITYK